The following are encoded in a window of Variovorax paradoxus genomic DNA:
- a CDS encoding NAD-dependent epimerase/dehydratase family protein, with amino-acid sequence MGQPNTNQSVYDQLRTRLARERHVWLVTGVAGFIGSNLLENLLRLNQCVVGIDNFATGHRRNLTEVQALVTAEQWANFYFIEGDIRNLDDCRRAMVFLPTEISQIAPRTNGRAGIGLPVEYVLHQAALGSVPRSLADPITTNEVNISGFLNMLVAAREANVKSFTYAASSSTYGDHPALPKVEHTIGKPLSPYAVTKYVNELYADVFARNFGFNAIGLRYFNVFGPRQDPNGAYAAVIPKWTAALLNGDEIFINGDGETSRDFCFVLNAVQANLLAATSEGQESRNEVYNVAVGDRATLKELFFQLKENLGRLGIQSKSQLTYREFRAGDVRHSQADIEKAKRLLSYAPNYKLSNGLEVAVLWYVSEFERNRKTIATQE; translated from the coding sequence ATGGGCCAACCTAATACCAATCAATCGGTCTATGACCAGCTTCGCACTCGCTTAGCTAGGGAGCGACATGTATGGCTCGTCACTGGCGTGGCTGGTTTTATCGGTAGTAACTTACTTGAGAACTTGCTCAGGCTAAACCAGTGCGTAGTGGGGATCGACAACTTCGCTACAGGTCACCGACGTAATCTGACGGAGGTTCAAGCCTTGGTGACAGCGGAGCAATGGGCCAATTTTTACTTCATCGAGGGCGATATTCGGAATCTCGACGATTGTCGTCGTGCGATGGTTTTCTTACCGACCGAAATTTCTCAAATTGCTCCGAGGACGAATGGCCGTGCTGGAATCGGCCTCCCTGTTGAATACGTTCTTCATCAGGCCGCGCTCGGCAGCGTTCCCCGAAGTTTGGCTGACCCCATCACGACAAACGAAGTCAACATCTCTGGTTTCTTAAACATGCTGGTGGCTGCACGCGAAGCCAATGTCAAGAGCTTTACTTATGCCGCCAGCAGTAGCACGTATGGGGATCATCCGGCGCTCCCTAAAGTCGAGCATACGATTGGCAAGCCGCTGAGCCCTTACGCGGTCACCAAGTATGTGAATGAGTTGTATGCGGATGTCTTCGCTCGAAATTTTGGATTTAATGCGATCGGCTTGCGCTACTTCAATGTTTTCGGCCCTCGCCAAGACCCAAATGGCGCATACGCTGCAGTAATCCCCAAATGGACCGCGGCGCTCCTGAATGGAGACGAAATATTTATAAATGGGGACGGAGAAACTAGTCGCGACTTCTGTTTTGTATTGAATGCCGTCCAAGCCAATTTGTTGGCTGCTACCTCAGAGGGACAGGAGAGCCGCAATGAAGTCTATAACGTGGCAGTAGGAGACAGGGCAACATTGAAGGAACTGTTTTTTCAGCTGAAAGAAAACCTAGGAAGACTTGGAATTCAGTCAAAAAGTCAGTTGACTTATCGAGAGTTTCGGGCGGGAGATGTACGGCATAGTCAGGCTGACATAGAAAAAGCTAAGCGCCTTCTCTCATATGCTCCAAATTATAAACTAAGTAATGGTTTGGAAGTTGCAGTGTTATGGTATGTGTCTGAATTTGAGAGAAATAGAAAAACAATAGCAACTCAAGAGTGA
- a CDS encoding glycosyltransferase — protein MNSPKKEDRVLYTGAFRFPNGDAAASRVYGVGLLFKNAGFKVDFAGWEQSSTKNGYYTYNGHDCYSQSEFRTRELNGASRLFGFFFRGIKTIKWLWHHRKYSVIVLYNPPAFFSLGVLLLCRFFGIKAVLDSTEWFAANHLPGGRYGPAAFENWLRMHVVYKFFDHAICISEFLAQHYKKRNIVNIPPLLLDRRKIVSRPTIKSCIGFVYAGNAGKKDKLHSFILALPKLAQGLNKPVVLHVAGLTWDALAADIKSNGVDPEIYKPFVECYGRLSAVEVERLYGASNFSILFRENERYAVAGFPTKAVESWSFGCPIVMNPVGDVADIATDMKDAIFVAEGSIFPLLLRKIELIADDAAYEQMSINSRLLAEEKFSISAHQPRFDEFLNKVFHFDKNDRQ, from the coding sequence ATGAATTCTCCCAAAAAGGAAGATAGAGTGCTTTATACAGGCGCATTTAGATTTCCGAACGGCGATGCGGCTGCTTCTCGGGTTTATGGCGTTGGGCTGCTATTTAAGAATGCCGGCTTCAAAGTTGATTTCGCAGGCTGGGAGCAATCAAGCACAAAAAATGGTTATTACACGTATAACGGGCACGATTGTTATTCTCAGTCTGAATTCAGAACAAGAGAATTGAATGGGGCTTCGCGATTATTTGGATTTTTTTTTCGTGGGATCAAAACCATAAAATGGCTTTGGCATCATCGGAAATATAGCGTAATTGTGCTATATAATCCGCCCGCATTTTTTTCCTTGGGAGTGTTGTTGCTATGCCGGTTTTTTGGGATCAAAGCCGTCTTGGACAGCACTGAGTGGTTTGCGGCAAATCACCTTCCCGGCGGTCGATACGGGCCCGCAGCCTTTGAAAATTGGTTGAGAATGCATGTTGTGTACAAGTTTTTTGATCATGCTATTTGTATAAGCGAATTTTTGGCGCAGCACTATAAAAAAAGAAATATTGTAAATATTCCTCCTCTTTTGCTCGATCGAAGAAAAATCGTTAGCAGGCCAACAATAAAGAGTTGTATTGGCTTCGTGTATGCCGGAAATGCGGGGAAAAAAGATAAGCTGCACTCGTTTATTCTGGCGCTGCCAAAGTTGGCGCAAGGACTAAATAAGCCTGTCGTTTTGCATGTGGCCGGTTTAACGTGGGATGCCCTGGCTGCCGATATTAAATCAAATGGAGTTGATCCAGAAATCTATAAGCCTTTTGTGGAGTGCTATGGTCGTCTGAGCGCCGTGGAGGTTGAAAGGCTGTATGGGGCGAGTAATTTTTCAATACTTTTTCGAGAAAACGAGCGCTACGCCGTAGCTGGATTTCCCACAAAAGCTGTTGAGAGTTGGAGCTTCGGATGTCCCATTGTTATGAATCCTGTTGGTGATGTGGCGGATATCGCGACCGACATGAAAGATGCAATTTTTGTGGCCGAAGGAAGTATTTTTCCCTTGTTGCTAAGGAAGATTGAATTGATTGCTGATGATGCTGCCTATGAGCAGATGTCAATAAATAGCAGGTTGTTGGCGGAAGAAAAATTTTCTATAAGCGCACACCAGCCAAGGTTTGATGAATTTTTAAATAAAGTTTTTCATTTTGATAAAAATGACAGGCAATAA
- a CDS encoding MFS transporter, with product MTPEATYTDGANAATPAPARTLDARDYKTLALSALGGTLEFYDFVIYVFFATVLGALFFPADMPDWLRQLQTFGIFAAGYLARPVGGIVIAHFGDLLGRKRMFTLSIFLMAAPTLVIGLLPTYASIGVAAPLLLLAMRVLQGAAIGGEMPGAWVFVGEHVPAKRYGFGIGTLTSGITGGILLGSLVAVAINRYYGPEQVNDFAWRIPFILGGVFGLFSVYLRRFLHETPVFKELAGRKTVARELPLRTVLREHRLASVYVGLQTWVLSAAIVVVVLYTPTYLQKVHHIPAALALEANALATLTLTIGCVIVGWASDRIGTRAVMLVGWGGLFATAYLFYTGLPGTPTTLFWHYGLVGLFVGTIATVPIAGVRAFPAPVRFTGLSFAYNMSYAIFGGLTPVILTLWLQHDPMAPAHYVAALAALGFLLALWPLAARGHPMRDGAPTAGSATMSR from the coding sequence ATGACCCCAGAAGCTACCTACACGGACGGCGCGAACGCCGCCACGCCTGCTCCGGCGCGCACGCTCGATGCGCGCGACTACAAGACCCTGGCCCTGTCCGCCCTCGGCGGCACGCTCGAGTTCTACGACTTCGTCATCTACGTCTTCTTCGCGACCGTGCTGGGCGCACTGTTCTTCCCCGCCGACATGCCCGACTGGTTGCGCCAACTGCAGACCTTCGGCATCTTCGCCGCAGGCTACCTCGCGCGGCCCGTGGGCGGCATCGTCATTGCGCACTTCGGCGACCTGCTGGGGCGCAAGCGCATGTTCACGCTGTCGATCTTCCTGATGGCGGCGCCCACCTTGGTGATCGGCCTCCTGCCCACCTACGCGAGCATCGGCGTCGCGGCGCCCCTTCTGCTGCTGGCGATGCGCGTGCTGCAGGGCGCGGCCATCGGCGGCGAAATGCCCGGCGCCTGGGTGTTCGTCGGCGAGCACGTGCCGGCCAAGCGCTACGGCTTCGGCATCGGCACGCTGACCTCGGGCATCACCGGCGGCATCCTGCTGGGATCGCTGGTGGCCGTGGCCATCAACCGCTACTACGGGCCCGAGCAGGTGAACGACTTCGCCTGGCGCATTCCCTTTATCCTGGGCGGCGTGTTCGGGCTGTTCTCGGTCTACCTGCGGCGCTTTCTGCACGAGACGCCGGTCTTCAAGGAACTGGCCGGCCGCAAGACCGTCGCCCGCGAGCTGCCGCTGCGCACCGTGCTGCGCGAGCACCGCCTCGCCAGCGTGTACGTGGGACTGCAGACCTGGGTGCTCTCTGCGGCCATCGTGGTGGTGGTGCTGTACACGCCCACGTACCTGCAGAAGGTGCACCACATTCCGGCCGCGTTGGCGCTCGAAGCCAACGCGCTCGCCACGCTGACCCTGACCATCGGCTGCGTGATCGTCGGCTGGGCCAGCGACCGCATCGGCACGCGCGCCGTGATGTTGGTCGGCTGGGGCGGCCTCTTTGCCACGGCCTACCTGTTCTACACCGGCCTGCCCGGTACGCCGACCACGCTGTTCTGGCACTACGGGCTGGTCGGCCTGTTCGTGGGCACCATCGCCACGGTGCCGATCGCCGGCGTGCGCGCGTTTCCGGCGCCGGTGCGCTTCACGGGACTTTCCTTCGCCTACAACATGTCCTATGCGATTTTTGGCGGGCTGACGCCGGTGATCCTCACGCTCTGGCTGCAGCACGACCCCATGGCGCCGGCGCACTACGTTGCCGCGCTGGCGGCGCTGGGCTTCCTGCTGGCGCTGTGGCCCCTGGCCGCGCGCGGCCACCCGATGCGTGATGGCGCGCCGACCGCAGGGAGCGCGACAATGTCGCGATGA
- a CDS encoding polysaccharide biosynthesis/export family protein, whose protein sequence is MLLQGCAVVPGMGSVEPYEAGGELPSQFRYLPDEAPEGEITPISLALVRTLAEVSPKGVPPDVQALFGKGARYTIGPGDVVGVIVYDHPELLPNVGAVISQAADPTGVQVAPGFIVDADGEIAFPYIGRVRVAGLSEGDASDLIGKLLRPHVRDPQVTVRIQSFRSRRAYLEGEVRVPGSQIFTDVPMTLNEAINRAGGMTASANRSAVTLVRDGRSIPIDMTRLREAGYDGNNIPLKNGDTVRVAHREDSKVFVMGEIMAPVALSMRSNGRLSLSEALGEAGGPMTTTSNAGQIYVIRQGATGAPAIFHLNAKNPATLALASQFRLQSHDVVYVDPVPLVKWNRVVSLILPSAQVVNNASEVYVRHR, encoded by the coding sequence ATGTTGCTCCAGGGCTGTGCCGTGGTGCCCGGCATGGGGTCGGTGGAGCCTTACGAAGCAGGCGGCGAGTTGCCGTCCCAGTTCCGCTACCTTCCCGACGAAGCGCCTGAAGGCGAAATCACCCCCATCTCGCTGGCGCTGGTGCGTACGTTGGCGGAGGTGTCGCCGAAGGGCGTGCCGCCTGATGTGCAGGCGCTGTTTGGCAAGGGGGCGCGCTACACGATTGGGCCGGGCGATGTCGTGGGAGTGATCGTGTATGACCACCCTGAACTGCTGCCGAACGTGGGGGCTGTCATTTCGCAGGCGGCTGACCCCACCGGCGTGCAGGTAGCACCAGGCTTTATCGTTGACGCCGACGGCGAGATCGCCTTTCCATATATCGGCCGTGTGCGCGTGGCGGGTCTGAGCGAAGGCGACGCCTCTGACTTGATCGGCAAGCTGCTGCGGCCGCACGTTCGTGACCCGCAGGTGACGGTCCGTATTCAGTCCTTCCGAAGCCGCCGCGCTTACCTAGAGGGCGAGGTGCGCGTTCCAGGGTCGCAAATCTTCACCGACGTGCCCATGACGCTGAACGAAGCGATCAACCGCGCTGGTGGCATGACGGCCAGTGCCAACCGTTCAGCGGTCACGCTCGTTCGCGACGGACGCTCGATCCCGATCGACATGACCCGTTTGCGCGAGGCTGGATATGACGGGAACAACATCCCTCTGAAGAACGGTGACACGGTTCGCGTGGCGCATCGAGAGGACTCCAAGGTCTTCGTCATGGGCGAAATCATGGCGCCTGTCGCTCTGTCCATGCGCAGCAACGGCCGCTTGAGCTTGAGCGAGGCTTTGGGCGAGGCGGGTGGTCCGATGACGACCACCTCCAACGCCGGCCAGATCTACGTGATTCGCCAAGGCGCGACCGGCGCACCGGCCATTTTCCATCTGAATGCCAAGAATCCGGCGACGTTGGCGCTGGCAAGCCAGTTCCGGTTGCAGTCGCATGACGTCGTGTACGTCGACCCGGTGCCGTTGGTGAAGTGGAACCGCGTGGTTAGCCTGATCCTGCCATCAGCACAGGTGGTGAATAACGCCAGCGAGGTTTACGTCAGGCACCGCTAA
- a CDS encoding lipopolysaccharide biosynthesis protein, which produces MFAQLKKLIIGNGAAQALQFISIILLSRIYSPSDFGFLAQVQAVATVSAIVITLQLHLTIPLNKNESEARHRVEQVQLIGCAIFGLCIIPAIYIGKLAVFSAFLAFFLGLTNTYSSFFIFSGNFGGLSIFYIARAILIVGLQIGFSIIGVQDGLVLGAVISEGVVALCLKIFFFKRLGRWNFDLAGAWRMALENRSFSIYGTLQELISVAAFYAPLIFFSQKYGENIGGQYAMANRLIWAPTALLSRSLAQVLYHQFGKNPLASRADFLTALPSNWIYFFLALCCCGAFYLPSIFLFMLGAQWELASKLIPLQLTWCCFFLSATPFRVACRALHLQKYQLAVDFFMLISIFLLFNFSSFSPLNLMISLVGLALIQNASLCLIVWRMGWRNSTPNAL; this is translated from the coding sequence ATGTTCGCGCAGTTAAAAAAACTGATCATCGGAAACGGCGCGGCGCAGGCGTTGCAGTTCATTTCAATTATTCTCCTGTCGAGAATATATAGTCCTAGCGATTTTGGATTTCTGGCGCAGGTGCAAGCTGTCGCAACTGTAAGCGCTATTGTAATTACATTGCAGCTACATCTAACTATCCCCTTAAATAAAAACGAGTCGGAAGCGCGCCACCGGGTTGAGCAAGTTCAGTTGATAGGCTGTGCAATTTTTGGGCTTTGCATAATTCCTGCAATTTATATTGGGAAGTTGGCTGTATTTTCGGCCTTTCTTGCATTCTTTCTCGGATTGACTAACACTTATAGTTCTTTTTTTATCTTCAGCGGAAATTTTGGGGGGTTATCGATTTTCTACATCGCCCGCGCTATTCTGATCGTCGGTTTGCAGATTGGCTTCTCGATAATCGGAGTCCAAGATGGCCTTGTACTAGGCGCTGTGATTTCCGAAGGGGTAGTTGCCCTATGCTTAAAGATTTTTTTCTTTAAACGGCTAGGACGATGGAATTTTGATTTGGCTGGGGCTTGGAGAATGGCTCTTGAAAATAGATCATTTTCAATATACGGAACCCTGCAAGAGCTGATTTCAGTGGCGGCGTTCTATGCGCCGTTGATATTTTTTTCGCAAAAATACGGGGAAAATATTGGGGGGCAGTATGCAATGGCAAATCGACTGATATGGGCTCCAACTGCTTTGCTCTCCAGGAGTCTTGCTCAAGTCTTGTACCATCAGTTTGGAAAAAATCCGTTAGCCAGTCGAGCTGATTTTTTGACGGCACTTCCGAGTAATTGGATTTATTTTTTTTTGGCATTATGCTGTTGCGGTGCTTTTTATTTGCCAAGTATCTTTTTATTCATGCTGGGTGCTCAATGGGAATTGGCTAGTAAATTAATTCCATTGCAATTGACTTGGTGTTGTTTCTTTCTATCCGCGACCCCTTTTCGTGTTGCTTGCCGTGCGCTTCATTTGCAGAAGTATCAGCTCGCGGTCGATTTTTTTATGTTGATCTCTATTTTCCTCTTGTTTAATTTTTCTTCGTTCAGTCCTTTGAATTTAATGATTTCCTTGGTCGGGCTGGCATTAATTCAAAATGCATCTCTCTGCCTGATCGTTTGGCGAATGGGGTGGCGAAATTCAACGCCTAACGCGCTCTGA
- the pdxA gene encoding 4-hydroxythreonine-4-phosphate dehydrogenase PdxA has protein sequence MKAPIAITLGDPAGIGPEIIAKAFRDAPNAVRGAFVAGDVGTLRKASQALAAPGRLAWPVVEISSVAEAATVPPGCIPVLQVIAPPQGIEQGRISAEAGRAAGDCVVWAARAALRGEISALVTAPLHKEALAAAGFPYPGHTELLQAEAAAHLGRTVADVPVRMMLANDELRTVLVSIHMSLRDAIEAVRFDGVLDTLRITHRALTHALGRPPRIGVAGLNPHAGEGGLFGSEERTVIAPAIEAARAEGIDAHGPHAPDTVFMRARAKAGVPSSGEFDVVIAMYHDQGLIPVKYLGVEKGVNVTLGLPLVRTSPDHGTAFDIAGQGVADASSLVEALRMARTLAGA, from the coding sequence ATGAAGGCGCCGATCGCGATCACGCTCGGCGACCCGGCCGGCATCGGCCCCGAGATCATTGCCAAGGCCTTCCGCGACGCGCCCAATGCCGTGCGCGGTGCGTTCGTGGCCGGTGACGTCGGCACGTTGCGAAAAGCCTCGCAGGCGCTCGCGGCGCCGGGGCGGCTGGCGTGGCCTGTCGTGGAGATTTCCAGCGTCGCCGAAGCGGCCACCGTGCCGCCGGGTTGTATCCCTGTGCTGCAGGTGATTGCGCCGCCACAGGGCATCGAACAAGGGCGCATCAGCGCCGAAGCCGGTCGCGCGGCCGGCGACTGCGTCGTGTGGGCCGCGCGCGCCGCATTGCGCGGCGAGATCTCGGCCCTCGTCACCGCGCCGCTGCACAAGGAAGCGCTGGCCGCGGCCGGCTTTCCGTACCCCGGCCACACCGAACTGCTGCAGGCCGAGGCCGCCGCCCACCTGGGCCGCACCGTGGCCGACGTGCCCGTGCGAATGATGTTGGCCAACGACGAACTGCGCACCGTGCTCGTGAGCATCCACATGTCGCTGCGCGATGCCATCGAGGCCGTGCGCTTCGACGGCGTGCTCGATACGCTGCGCATCACCCATCGCGCGCTGACCCACGCGCTCGGCCGGCCGCCGCGTATCGGCGTGGCCGGGCTCAACCCGCATGCGGGCGAGGGCGGCCTGTTCGGTTCGGAAGAGCGTACCGTCATCGCGCCGGCCATCGAGGCCGCGCGCGCCGAGGGCATCGACGCCCACGGGCCCCATGCGCCCGACACCGTCTTCATGCGCGCGCGCGCCAAGGCCGGCGTGCCGTCCAGCGGCGAGTTCGACGTGGTGATCGCGATGTACCACGACCAGGGCCTGATCCCGGTCAAGTACCTCGGGGTGGAGAAGGGCGTGAACGTGACGCTCGGGCTGCCGCTGGTGCGGACCAGCCCCGATCACGGCACCGCGTTCGACATTGCGGGCCAGGGCGTGGCCGACGCGTCGAGCCTCGTCGAGGCGCTGCGCATGGCGCGAACGCTGGCCGGCGCCTGA
- a CDS encoding Nif3-like dinuclear metal center hexameric protein, which yields MSTTRHELLLAFDLLLAPGRFKDYGPNGLQVEGRAVVRKIVSGVTASRALIEAAIHAEADAIFVHHGLFWRGQDGCITGWMKQRLGLLLGDDVNLFAYHLPLDAHPELGNNAQLGLQLGLVAHPGSAGRFGEQELGFLGARENGENFASAKALATHAEKVLKRPVTLVDTAHRPIKNIAWCTGGAQGYFEAAIAAGADAFITGEISEPQAHYARELGVAFLACGHHATERYGAQAVAAHVAAQLGLKHEFIDIDNPA from the coding sequence ATGAGCACCACACGCCACGAACTGCTTCTCGCATTCGACCTGCTGCTGGCCCCCGGGCGCTTCAAGGACTATGGACCCAACGGCCTGCAGGTCGAGGGGCGCGCCGTGGTCCGCAAGATCGTCTCGGGCGTGACCGCCAGCCGCGCGCTGATCGAGGCCGCGATCCACGCCGAGGCCGATGCCATCTTCGTCCACCATGGCCTGTTCTGGCGCGGTCAGGACGGCTGCATCACCGGCTGGATGAAGCAGCGCCTGGGCCTGCTGCTGGGCGACGACGTCAACCTCTTTGCATACCACCTGCCGCTCGACGCGCACCCCGAACTGGGCAACAACGCGCAGCTCGGCCTGCAGCTGGGGCTCGTGGCGCATCCGGGATCGGCCGGCCGCTTCGGCGAGCAGGAATTGGGCTTCCTGGGCGCGCGCGAGAACGGCGAGAACTTTGCCAGCGCGAAGGCCCTGGCGACCCATGCCGAGAAGGTGCTGAAACGGCCCGTCACGCTGGTCGACACGGCCCATCGCCCGATCAAGAACATCGCATGGTGCACGGGCGGCGCCCAGGGCTACTTCGAGGCCGCCATTGCGGCCGGCGCCGACGCCTTCATCACCGGCGAGATTTCCGAGCCGCAGGCGCATTACGCCCGCGAACTGGGCGTGGCCTTCCTGGCCTGCGGCCACCACGCCACCGAGCGTTACGGCGCGCAGGCCGTGGCGGCCCATGTGGCGGCCCAGCTCGGGCTGAAGCACGAATTCATCGACATCGACAACCCGGCATGA
- the mscL gene encoding large conductance mechanosensitive channel protein MscL: protein MSILSEFKEFAVKGNVVDLAVGVIIGAAFGKIVDSLVADIIMPLVGLVFGKLDFSNLYVTLGTVPPGVTNTLAELKKAGVPVLAYGNFITIAVNFVILAFIIFIMVKQINKLRKTEEAAPAAPAATPEDITLLREIRDSLKQRP, encoded by the coding sequence ATGAGCATCCTCAGCGAATTCAAGGAGTTTGCCGTCAAGGGCAACGTCGTCGACCTCGCCGTCGGCGTGATCATCGGGGCGGCGTTCGGCAAGATCGTCGACTCGCTCGTGGCCGACATCATCATGCCGCTCGTGGGCCTGGTGTTCGGGAAGCTCGACTTCTCGAACCTCTACGTGACCTTGGGCACGGTGCCGCCGGGCGTGACGAACACGCTGGCGGAGCTGAAGAAGGCCGGCGTGCCGGTGCTGGCGTATGGCAACTTCATCACGATCGCTGTCAACTTCGTGATCCTTGCCTTCATCATCTTCATCATGGTCAAGCAGATCAACAAGCTGCGCAAAACCGAAGAAGCCGCGCCCGCAGCGCCGGCCGCCACGCCTGAAGACATCACGCTGCTGCGCGAAATCCGCGACAGCCTGAAGCAGCGCCCCTGA
- the tviB gene encoding Vi polysaccharide biosynthesis UDP-N-acetylglucosamine C-6 dehydrogenase TviB, whose translation MQVIQSTQPIAIIGLGYVGLPLAVEFGKKRRVVGFDINVKRIAELQEGHDQTLETTSEELKAATQLAFTSHADDLRDCAVFVVTVPTPIDNANRPDLTPLVKASETVGKVMSKGAIVIFESTVYPGATEEVCVPVLEKFSGKKFNVDFFCGYSPERINPGDKEHRLPNIKKVTSGSTPEVAEIVDQMYREIIVAGTHKASSIKVAEAAKVIENTQRDVNIALMNELSLIFHRLGIDTLEVLQAAGTKWNFLPFRPGLVGGHCIGVDPYYLTHKAVEVGYHPEVILAGRRINDNMAHHVADEVIKLMLRKNVPVLGSKVLVLGLTFKENCPDVRNTKVVDIVRTLKSYNTHVDVFDPWIDVAEAEHEYGLRCLAELPAAGQYAAIVLAVGHHQFVSLGEAGIKALGLPNAVLFDVKSLLPLGAADGRL comes from the coding sequence ATGCAAGTCATTCAATCAACTCAACCTATCGCGATCATCGGTCTCGGCTACGTGGGCCTTCCTCTTGCCGTGGAATTTGGCAAAAAACGTCGAGTCGTCGGATTCGACATCAATGTCAAACGCATTGCAGAGCTGCAAGAGGGACACGATCAAACGCTCGAGACCACCAGCGAAGAGTTGAAGGCGGCAACGCAACTGGCGTTCACCTCACATGCGGACGATTTGCGTGACTGCGCTGTCTTTGTCGTGACCGTGCCTACGCCGATCGACAACGCGAATCGGCCCGACCTGACACCGCTGGTCAAGGCCAGCGAAACCGTCGGCAAGGTTATGTCGAAGGGGGCGATAGTCATCTTCGAATCGACGGTCTATCCCGGTGCGACAGAAGAAGTGTGCGTGCCCGTGCTGGAGAAATTCAGCGGCAAGAAATTCAATGTCGATTTCTTCTGCGGCTACAGCCCGGAGCGGATCAACCCCGGCGATAAGGAGCATCGCCTCCCCAATATCAAGAAGGTGACCAGCGGTAGCACGCCGGAAGTTGCTGAGATTGTGGACCAGATGTATCGCGAGATCATTGTCGCGGGTACTCATAAAGCCAGCAGCATCAAAGTGGCTGAAGCCGCAAAGGTGATTGAGAACACGCAGCGCGATGTGAACATTGCCCTAATGAACGAACTCAGCCTAATTTTTCATCGACTTGGCATCGACACGCTTGAAGTGCTGCAAGCAGCCGGGACGAAATGGAATTTCCTGCCGTTCCGTCCGGGGTTGGTAGGTGGGCACTGCATCGGCGTCGATCCGTACTATCTGACCCATAAAGCGGTGGAGGTTGGTTATCACCCCGAGGTGATTTTGGCTGGCCGCCGCATCAATGACAACATGGCCCATCATGTCGCAGACGAAGTCATCAAGCTGATGCTGCGCAAGAACGTGCCGGTATTGGGCAGCAAGGTGCTGGTGCTCGGCCTGACCTTCAAGGAAAACTGTCCCGACGTGCGCAACACCAAGGTCGTGGATATCGTCCGCACTTTGAAGAGCTACAACACGCATGTCGACGTGTTCGACCCGTGGATCGATGTTGCCGAGGCCGAGCATGAGTACGGTTTGCGATGCTTAGCCGAGCTGCCTGCGGCTGGACAGTACGCGGCAATCGTTCTGGCCGTGGGTCATCATCAGTTCGTAAGCTTGGGAGAAGCCGGTATTAAAGCGTTGGGCCTACCTAACGCCGTGCTGTTCGATGTGAAGAGTCTGCTGCCTTTGGGTGCTGCAGACGGTCGGCTGTGA